A stretch of Miscanthus floridulus cultivar M001 chromosome 13, ASM1932011v1, whole genome shotgun sequence DNA encodes these proteins:
- the LOC136499304 gene encoding pentatricopeptide repeat-containing protein At1g22830-like, translating to MLQVYVSSFYVSEVTLLTIFLFREMIYSSAFPNDVTLLTMLSLSARFGHLCHGREMHCYIFKHGLGASNILQNSLVDMYSKSRQMTAAQRVFDQMQCQDRHAYTSLILGYGMQREGHLSLKLFDEMIANNIKVDHVTMVAVLSACSHSGLVTQGQLRFAEMFDVFCIAPRVEHFSCMVDLYCREGLLSMAEEIINKMPFQPTAAMLATLIEVCRIHGKTEVRDRAAKRMLAMRTNNPGHYKLIANMYISAKRWPELAKVRSLMSVMELNMIRTHSLLESEYDICPVEQDCCLNGSMHGRLSDDTTDTDFSSSEEVKCNEAFGG from the exons Atgctgcaagtgtatgtttcgagtttttatgtttcagag gttactctgTTAACTATTTTTCTTTTCAGAGAGATGATTTATTCCTCTGCCTTTCCAAATGATGTTACTCTGTTAACTATGCTTTCACTTAGTGCACGTTTTGGACACCTCTGTCACGGAAGGGAGATGCACTGCTACATTTTCAAGCATGGACTCGGTGCCTCTAACATACTGCAGAACTCACTTGTCGATATGTACTCAAAGTCTAGACAGATGACAGCTGCTCAGAGAGTGTTTGATCAGATGCAATGTCAAGACAGGCACGCCTATACTTCATTGATTTTGGGCTATGGAATGCAAAGAGAAGGGCATCTATCACTGAAGCTCTTTGATGAAATGATCGCCAACAATATCAAGGTGGACCATGTAACTATGGTTGCTGTTCTTTCAGCCTGCAGCCACTCTGGGCTGGTAACTCAAGGGCAGCTACGATTTGCTGAGATGtttgatgtgttttgcattgCACCAAGGGTGGAGCATTTTTCTTGCATGGTTGATTTGTACTGCCGTGAGGGTTTGCTGAGTATGGCTGAGGAGATAATTAACAAGATGCCATTCCAGCCAACTGCTGCGATGTTGGCAACTTTAATTGAGGTTTGCAGGATCCATGGAAAAACAGAAGTTCGGGATCGAGCTGCAAAGAGGATGCTGGCCATGAGGACAAACAACCCCGGTCACTACAAATTGATTGCAAACATGTATATATCAGCAAAACGCTGGCCAGAACTAGCCAAGGTTAGATCATTAATGAGCGTCATGGAGCTAAATATGATTCGAACTCATTCCCTACTAGAGTCAGAATATGACATATGTCCAGTTGAACAAGATTGTTGCTTAAACGGCAGTATGCATGGACGCTTGTCTGATGACACGACAGATACTGATTTCTCTAGTAGTGAGGAAGTGAAATGCAATGAAGCTTTTGGTGGGTAA